The Solanum pennellii chromosome 11, SPENNV200 sequence TTGCTTTATAGGAAGGTAACAACTGTCTTCTATACTCATTACCTCTTTCTCCATCAATAACCTGTAAAACAATCACCCAGTTCAAACAATATGTAGTTCATGATGCTTTCATATACTACCATCTACAAATTCTTTCAGGTACAATAAGGTGAATCAATAAGTAAAGATTATATTTATAGAGTATATACCACCCCTAACACTCCaactcttttctttctcatctCCTAGCTCAACAAACAGAGTTATACACAGAGAGGAAGCTTACAGCAATAACAGGATCAGTGAGGCTAACTTGAGAGAAGAAAATGGAAATCCAATGAGCAAAAGATTGCAAAGAAGGAATACTTCCTTTGTAACAAATAGGATTAACATCCAAGAAAAAAACCCTCTTTTTTCTTGAATTCTTGTAATGGGTATCTCTACTTTTCCCCAAAGAACCATTCCCTTGTTGCAAAATTGGGTCTTGCACAACAGGATGGCTATGAGGAGAAGAACAAAAAAGAGGGCTTAGTTTTAGCAAATTTCTTTGCTGTTTCAATGGGGAAACAAGAACTGGGTGGTGGGTAGAGTTTGGAATTGGGTGAAAATGGCGAGGTGTGATAGTAAATGGTGGAAATTGCTGAATCTCCATGGCTGCTAATTGCTAAACCTCTAATGGAGTTCTTCTATCTAGTCTATAAGGTTCTAATGAAAACTTTAGGGGttgaaaatagagaaaattataGTTGATGTCTATAACCATAATAATCCTTACTTTAGGGACCAAAGATGTAATTAGGATAATAAAGTAGATTGggaaaaaatttatcaaaatggagtattacatgtatatatatttggtgatgaagataatatttttcaattttttatatttaattgttaaatctttgaaaaatgacatttttgaacatgacaaaatgatttttttaatgaaacGAAATATATGCACGGTTGAAACatagaaaggaaaaagagagaaaCGTGACCAAAGAATAAATCGTTCTTAATGAACAAACAAATTTCGTAaatcacattttaattttagtatcTCAATTTCATTAATATGGAATTTTTTTCCTTGTGGAAATAAGTCCATCAATTTATGTCAACAACTCACACGGttcctttttatatattttgtataattgatttgaaaaataattatttatttaatgataaaaaataaattaaataaatttttctaacTTGTCAAAATAGatgaagaaaatttattttgtttcagtACTAGAGGGtgtattatattttaagaaacattcaagattaaaataataattttaactatcCATAAGCTAAATAACTAATAAGTCATATCCATAAGACCATAACTAAACTAATGACAATTATCTCAACTTTTTTGCAATGTCATcttaatatgatttaaaatgaaTCGTCATTTTCATCTACATAAATGTCATtgataacaataacaaataataataatggtgatgaaaatcattacaataataataataacaataactattCAATTAATCAAGACGACGCATGAGGTATTCAACTTCGACAAGTTTAGTCAAAGGCATAACCCATTCATCATATAAACGTGAAACTAACAATGGATCGATTTTGCCCTTCACTTCTTCAACATTATCGTTTAAGGTCACTTCTTGACCAAACACTTTAGCTTTCTTCGCTACTCTCTTCTTCACCATCTCTTCAACCGCTTCAAATGTTAATAACTTCATTAAAGCATCTCTATCCTGCAACAACGATATATCAAAGATTATTAATAGTATTGCGCGAATTGTGAATGAGTACACTAGTTAATTGTAAGTAATGAGATACCTGAGCAAGAATAAACGATTTATATTCATCAATACTATTCCTGAATTTAACTTCAGCAACAAATTTTCCATAGTGAATCCTTCTAGATAGTGccttcaacaaaataaaaaataaaaaagcacATCAGCTTATAAAATTAGTTagactttaaaataaatattaaacgtcaaatgaaaaattttaaaataatatcttctttttactacacttaatttctttttgaagAACAAAAATACAAAGAAGAGAATTAGGGGTCATATGaggaaaaacaaataataatctcaaaaataattatagaattatttttattttgtatttgattAATCTGGAGTATTTGTCCaatctcaaaattatttatttagtgaCATATATTATCCAATGGATCGTGATCttattttgagtttaaaaaaaaaaaaaaaggagttaCTCATATTTTGTGTTTACAACAAACTACTCGGATGCAAGATATGTTATTTTTCGTACAGTTATTTTTCACTTAATTACGATTAAGTGATATAATATTCAATTTAACtgtaaattataaaattaaaatatttaatttagtaaaaatattaaatgcgAATAAATATTTACCTGCAATAGCTGAATGTCACAAGCAGCAGTAGTTGCAAAATTTGCATCATCATTAACCTCAGTACAAAATAGTGGAAGcatttgatttatataaatatcCAATATTTTCTCATTTACATTTACTGATTCTGCTGCAGGATGCAAAACCTatatagtataaaaataaaattaattagtgaaaattattataatttttttaattctagttAAAAACACAacataattatgtttttaaaatatatatatatatatattatttgatctAATAAATAGGTACTTACTGGTGTGCATTTGGTAAGTGGTATGATTGAGTCAGACAAATTATCTGGGAAAAAAGGATTTTCCTCTGGGGCCAAATATCTACCAACCTGttatataataaaatcaattaaattaaaggaaTTTATTTTTTGCTATATGTATggataattttgaataaataaattaatttgttttattggttcagagtcaattgtatcattttatttattttggtttacCATCGTGGtatattgatataaatttttctttggatAATGCTCTTTATATTCTTGGCTCAAATtcagattttttaaattaaatatgaatgtttatttaatattttaattttgttaaaaacaattaaaatcaagaagaaacataacttttttgaattaataatcATTACTTTAAGTAAGCATAAGTTAAATCAATCTAGTACCTTCCTTATCTAATAGATCATTTTAGAAAATTACCATTATcctaatattaaataaatggagaaattttaaaaaagaaaaagtcaatCGCCAAATCAAAATCCAACAAAACTAACTTCAAAAGGACGATAAATAAATGTGTGAGTTAAATATACGTTATAAATTTAAGGcttcatttgtttccattaagattaagacgtcTAAATTTGAAtgcacatctgaatattaagatgtgcattaaGATCTAGTTTTATAAATTCGaataaacatctgaatattaagatgttgtttttaaatctgaacactaaattatTAGGactgtttgttttcaatatttgaatgtgcatataaaattaaatgttatatcaataaaatattataaaaatctcattttagtaaaataatttttttgatatagaaaataatattttgaacatttttatcgtaacaaggtaatatgatttattttttaagaatttaacatcaagttacatcattaatataagtattatttcctctcaaaaactattagaatttaatataatacaatgtaaaatagtttatatagagtagtaatataatgtttatgaaaacattttattttacaatAGACATTTGTTATTGCTATCGATCAAATAATCAatactttcatattttttagaattgtgctaaatattatattgcttagaaatttaaatatattgattaatttatgaaagtaaaacatatattaagttaataagaataaaggaaattataatggTAAGCAtgtaattaacattaattaacTAAGAAAACAACTTTTATGAATTGTAGTGATGTAGTTGAATTAAGATATGAGTCTTATTTTTGAGTATCAGTGGCGTTAAGAATATATTATAGATCTTTTTCATTCAGATATATTCAgactcataaaaaaataaaataaacaaacttaataaagtgaatatgaataattaagattcaatcctaaaaaataaacacaaaacaaatccaaataattaagattcaaaccctttttaaatgtaaataaatgagACCTAAGTGTCATTATAGAATTATCCACTATGTaatgaaaaaatagataaaatataaataagtcaTGGTCAACCCAAATTTAAAATAGCAAACAAGTTAACAAAGGAATATATTAAGTTCCCAAAAATAAGGAAAACCtaccaaaagagtaagaagatAAAGACAAACACCATTAACATCTCCAACAACAAAGCCTAGTTCGATCGaatctaataatttttaaaatatttttatgttcatAATTCATTCATCGAAATTTTATATACGTATCAAATCTAAAACTTAATTATTAGTACTTAAAAAATTCTGATTATGGCTTTGAAAAACAaacagaagaagagaaattgttACCTTAGATTGAAGGGATTCTGTTTCTTGAAACAAGTATTGAAATAAGGATCCTGAAAAATTGGAAGAAGGAGGTAATTgttgtttgtataaagttggATTTATTGGGAATTTGATTCTTTCAATAAGGTTGAAAATAATGGTATCTTCTTGTCTAATTAAACTCTCTCTTATTGAATCAAGACACAATTTATCATCATCACCACAagccattttttttatttatttattgacaAAGTTGTGAAAAAGATTTTATGTGGGGAGAggaaggaaaaaaatgagaagaaagaaTTAATGTTATCTATTTTTGGTTGGTTGGTTGGTTAAGTTTGAGCTATATATTGAAGaggtttttatgtttttagtcCCTATATTTTAGGTTCATTAAAGGTTATGGTCCTACTATTATacttttatgtaaaaaaaaaaaaagattatgttAATTGTTTAGATTGATTTCGATTACTCGAGGTGAATCGTATTAGTAGTTGAAGAATCTCTTCTCTCGAGTAGGCTTAAGCCATGACATAGTCTTATCATAGGATAAAGATCTGATCAAGTATAATTAGGtcaattaatatataatgaCTTTATAAATTCGTCATGtgtattatatgattatttatgattgagattcatttaaattatatacttatcttgataaaaaaagacaataaagtttttaactatttttattttttaaaactgcAGAATAAAACAATTAAGTGTATACCCAAgccaatatttttcaaaaaaaaaattaagattgaaaaataaaatttaatatacctaattGAAACTATTTGCATTATCAAATTGAGTCTTATCGTCAACTCTCGATCCGCATACAcgtcaattttaattttttttcttgaaaatattagctTGAATACACTTAATTGCTTTatttaatagttttaaaaaaataaaaataattgacagTTTTGTTCTTTGTATTATTAAGATCagtatataatttgaatttattattaaaataagtatataatttaaatgaatctCACTTATAAATATAACATGAATTTATAAGGTCATTAAACATTACTTGATCCAATAAATGATAATGATACGTGTTTGCACTTAGAATTCTATCACTTTACTATatgtaaattataattatacaaattgaCAATTTTACATTTTGTTTGTCCAATCTTTCTATTTATGTCCTAAATTCATTAATTTCTCTTTCAAGTTTGATGAGAGCTTTTTGAGaactgaaaaaatatataagacttaaaagaaaaaaacgtCGATGCTTATgatcttttcaaaaataatattattatattctatttagtttcttaaaattcaagctttattttaaaaactaagAAATCAATAATTGAATCAAgactaaaattttgaatatttaatattctattttgaaat is a genomic window containing:
- the LOC107003286 gene encoding chorismate mutase 2, whose product is MACGDDDKLCLDSIRESLIRQEDTIIFNLIERIKFPINPTLYKQQLPPSSNFSGSLFQYLFQETESLQSKVGRYLAPEENPFFPDNLSDSIIPLTKCTPVLHPAAESVNVNEKILDIYINQMLPLFCTEVNDDANFATTAACDIQLLQALSRRIHYGKFVAEVKFRNSIDEYKSFILAQDRDALMKLLTFEAVEEMVKKRVAKKAKVFGQEVTLNDNVEEVKGKIDPLLVSRLYDEWVMPLTKLVEVEYLMRRLD